The following is a genomic window from Candidatus Limnocylindrales bacterium.
CCGTCCTCGCCGCCGCGGTAGATCGTGTTGACCGCGCCGATGGCGGACGCGGTTGCGGTCACGCGATCGACGAGGCGGACGACGTCCTGCTTGTACGGAACGGTGACGTTGAAGCCGACGATGCCGAGCGTGCGCATGGCGCGTACGGCCCCGCGGATTCCGTCCGGCGCCGTGCGGAACGGAACGTAGACGTAGTCGAGCCCGAGCGCCGCGTAGGCGGCGTTGTGCATGCGCGGCGACAGCGAGTGGTCGACCGGGTTGCCGAGGATGCCGACGACGCGGGTCGTCCCCTCGACCGCCGTGGTCGCTACGCTCTTCGTGCGCGTCGCCATTGCGATCCCGGGGAGGCCGCTGTCCTCGCACACGACCCGCGGATTGTCAGGCTTTTTTTAATTGTACCTGTCCCCTTTTTATTTCGTCAGCGCGGCGTGGGCGGCGGCGAGCCTTGCGACGGGGACGCGGTATGGGGAGCACGAGACGTAGTCGAGGCCGATGCGGTCGCAGAAGATGACCGAGCGCGGGTCGCCGCCGTGCTCGCCGCAGATGCCGAGCTTGAGGCCGGCCTTGACGCTTCGGCCCTTGTCGGCCGCGATCTGCATCAGCGCTCCGATGCCGGACTGGTCGATGGTCACGAACGGATCGTCGTCGAGCACGCCGCTGTCGACGTACTCGGGCAGGAACCTGCCCGCATCGTCGCGCGACAGGCCGAAGCCCATCTGCGTAAGGTCGTTGGTCCCGAACGAGAAGAAGTCTGCGTGGCGCGCGATCGCGTCGGCGACCAGCGCGGCGCGCGGCACTTCGATCATCGTGCCGACCGTGTACGCGAGCTTCTTCTTCTTTTTCACGAGCACGGCTTCGGCGGTCTCGATGACGAGCGCGCGCAGGCGCTTGAGCTCGCTCTCGGTCGCGACCAGCGGGATCATGATCTCCGGCAGCACCTTGGTGCCCTTGGCCGCGACTTCGACCGCGGCTTCGATGATCGCGCGCGTCTGCATCGCGTAGATTTCCGGATACGTGATGGCGAGCCGGCAGCCGCGGTGGCCGAGCATCGGGTTGAACTCGTGCAGCGCCTGGCCGGTCTGCTCGAGCGCGGCCTTCTTGAGGCCGGTCTTCTTCGCGAGCTCGGCATACTCCTCGTCGCTGTGCGGCAGGAACTCGTGCAGCGGCGGATCGAGCAGGCGGATCGTGACCGGCAGGCCGTTCATCGCCTTGAAGATGCCGGCGAAATCCTTGCGCTGGTACGGCAGCAGCTTGGCAAGGGCTTTCTCGCGCGCTTCGAGCGTGGTCGCCAGAATCATCTCGCGCACAGCATCGATGCGGTCGCCCTGGAAGAACATG
Proteins encoded in this region:
- a CDS encoding putative PEP-binding protein, with translation TEHMFFDHIEPMREMILAGSVYLGQVPTTQAKVSGDFSKLMGWADKARRLKVRTNADTPHDAEVAREFGAEGIGLCRTEHMFFQGDRIDAVREMILATTLEAREKALAKLLPYQRKDFAGIFKAMNGLPVTIRLLDPPLHEFLPHSDEEYAELAKKTGLKKAALEQTGQALHEFNPMLGHRGCRLAITYPEIYAMQTRAIIEAAVEVAAKGTKVLPEIMIPLVATESELKRLRALVIETAEAVLVKKKKKLAYTVGTMIEVPRAALVADAIARHADFFSFGTNDLTQMGFGLSRDDAGRFLPEYVDSGVLDDDPFVTIDQSGIGALMQIAADKGRSVKAGLKLGICGEHGGDPRSVIFCDRIGLDYVSCSPYRVPVARLAAAHAALTK